A genomic region of Antennarius striatus isolate MH-2024 chromosome 2, ASM4005453v1, whole genome shotgun sequence contains the following coding sequences:
- the kcnk15 gene encoding potassium channel subfamily K member 15 encodes MKKQNVRTLSLILCMFSYLLVGAAVFDALESETESSRRRVLEQKRTEMKKKYRFSEEDYREIERVVLQADPHRAGRQWKFAGSFYFAITVITTIGYGHAAPGTDAGKVFCMFYAVLGIPLTLVMFQSLGERMNTFVRYLLHLMKKVLGFRRTGVSMENMVLVGFLSCIGTLCVGAAAFSHFEGWSFFHAYYYCFITLTTIGFGDFVALQKKEDLQEKTPYVAFSFMYILVGLTVIGAFLNLVVLRFLTMNTEDERRDAQERASLKRDRGLLDGGGERGRDRRRGGNGSGVERSRSHSTLFLPMEEGTSRINLIASPAEEQEARRSPCRHRLHLNISAGRRRPESNLSSLWSCVCHRLGFCGGPVLPHGERHLNSVYYNSVSYRIQAGSPASRGHTGPSSPGSTLSPGHSLQEFPRSRRKSV; translated from the exons ATGAAGAAGCAGAACGTCCGGACCCTGTCGCTCATCCTCTGCATGTTCTCCTACCTGCTGGTCGGCGCCGCGGTGTTTGACGCGCTGGAGTCGGAGACGGAGAGCTCCCGCCGGCGCGTCCTGGAGCAGAAGCGCacggagatgaagaagaagtaCCGCTTCTCCGAGGAAGACTACCGCGAAATCGAGCGGGTGGTGCTGCAAGCCGACCCCCACCGCGCCGGGAGGCAGTGGAAATTCGCTGGTTCTTTCTACTTTGCCATAACAGTCATCACCACCATCG GTTACGGACACGCCGCACCTGGAACCGACGCCGGGAAGGTGTTCTGTATGTTCTACGCCGTCCTGGGCATCCCTCTCACCCTGGTCATGTTCCAGAGCCTCGGGGAACGGATGAACACCTTCGTCCGCTACCTCCTCCACCTGATGAAGAAGGTCCTGGGCTTCCGACGCACCGGGGTGTCCATGGAGAACATGGTCCTGGTGGGCTTCCTGTCCTGCATCGGGACGCTGTGCGTCGGCGCCGCGGCCTTCTCCCACTTTGAGGGCTGGAGCTTCTTCCACGCGTACTACTACTGCTTCATCACGCTCACCACCATCGGCTTCGGGGACTTCGTGGCGCTGCAGAAGAAGGAGGACCTCCAGGAGAAGACGCCCTACGTGGCCTTCAGCTTCATGTACATCCTGGTGGGGCTGACGGTCATCGGGGCCTTCCTCAACCTGGTGGTGCTCCGATTCCTCACCATGAACACCGAAGACGAGAGGAGGGACGCTCAGGAGAGGGCGTCGCTGAAGAGGGACCGGGGCCTCCTGGACGGGGGAGGGGAGCGCGGCCGAGACCGTCGCCGGGGGGGAAACGGGAGCGGCGTGGAGCGCAGCCGCAGCCACAGCACGCTGTTCCTCCCCATGGAGGAAGGAACCAGCCGCATCAACCTCATCGCCTCCCCGGCGGAGGAGCAGGAGGCGCGGAGGAGCCCCTGCAGACACAGGCTACACCTCAACATCAGCGCCGGGAGACGCCGACCCGAGTCCAACCTCAGCTCGCTGTGGTCCTGCGTCTGCCACCGCCTGGGGTTCTGCGGGGGTCCGGTTCTGCCCCACGGCGAGCGCCACCTCAACTCCGTCTACTACAACTCTGTGTCCTACAGGATCCAGGCTGGATCGCCGGCCTCCAGGGGCCACACCGGGCCCTCGTCCCCAGGAAGCACGCTCTCGCCCGGACACAGCCTCCAGGAGTTCCCCCGCTCCAGGAGGAAGTCGGTGTGA
- the ogfr gene encoding opioid growth factor receptor yields the protein MEDDCACEYDSTWDTESDGDEPAGESHSRRSCSDKNKSGWTLTWHHTSRNMRAAKDMQNYRRGYPNLTDDECAEDKMSNLQFYLNKFPSAPDDVYIESFLKEWKNDYKRLERVHSYIQWLFPLREPGVNYMASELTKKEIEAFKKSDDAKKRLVESYELMLGFYGIRLVNKETGEVKRAENWKERFGNLERNMHNNLRITRILKSLGELGFEHYQAPLVHFFLKETLVKKTLSSVKRSVLDYFLFAVLDKEKRQELVRFAYGHFEPKDKFVWCPRKIQKQFRKAEKRTDAVGNGDGNNDIHSRGKSKDVEVVAQQKDDASDKTPKAQKGADKTIKEKNKPSETSPERKTEAEPVRNGNAEAESTNEELGNGNESLEEEEDMDQSPSPDTNPNADGFTDSPQEPDGMQIETDGDIEAEKPPKKKREDDEEPPSNGDLPAGRGEEKVATGQTSPSAQTPSKTSKHSPSLFVGREEKIPRTDFNQASDQKEEETSQAGVCAANGSASSGAGEQTDDKSDTDMKSSPSDFHHNVGNS from the exons ATGGAGGACGACTGTGCGTGTGAGTACGACTCGACCTGGGACACGGAGAGCGACGGAGACGAGCCGGCCGGAGAGAGCCACAGCCGGCGGTCGTGTTCGGACAAAAACAAGTCCGGCTGGACGCTGACG TGGCATCACACCTCTAGGAACATGAGGGCAGCGAAGGACATGCAGAACTACCGGAGGGGCTACCCG AACCTGACCGACGACGAGTGTGCAGAAGACAAGATGAGCAATCTGCAGTTTTATCTCAATAAATTCCCTTCGGCTCCTGATG ACGTCTACATCGAGTCGTTCCTCAAGGAATGGAAGAATGACTACAAGAGACTGGAGAGAGTTCACTCGTACATTCAGtg GCTGTTTCCGCTGCGGGAGCCGGGGGTTAATTACATGGCTTCAGAACTCACCAAGAAGGAGATCGAG GCCTTCAAGAAGAGCGACGACGCCAAGAAGAGGCTGGTCGAGTCCTACGAACTCATGTTGGGCTTCTACGGCATCCGATTGGTCAACAAGGAGACGGGCGAAGTGAAGCGAGCTGAAAACTGGAAGGAGAGATTTGGAAACCTGGAGCG GAACATGCACAACAACCTGCGCATTACCCGCATCCTGAAGAGCCTGGGGGAGCTGGGCTTCGAACACTACCAGGCGCCGCTGGTGCATTTCTTCCTCAAAGAGACGCTGGTGAAGAAGACGCTCAGCAGCGTGAAGCGGAGCGTCCTCGACTACTTCCTGTTCGCCGTGCTGGACAAGGAGAAGCGACAGGAACTGGTTCGCTTCGCTTACGGTCACTTTGAGCCGAAGGATAAGTTCGTGTGGTGTCCCCGAAAGATCCAGAAACAGTTCAGgaaggcagagaagagaacGGACGCCGTCGGGAACGGAGACGGGAACAACGACATTCACTCACGGGGCAAAAGCAAAGACGTGGAGGTGGTGGCGCAACAGAAAGACGACGCATCGGATAAAACTCCGAAGGCTCAGAAAGGAGCCGATAAAACGattaaagaaaagaacaaaccgTCCGAGACGTCGCCTGAACGGAAAACCGAAGCGGAGCCCGTCAGGAACGGGAACGCCGAGGCGGAGTCGACCAATGAGGAGCTGGGGAACGGGAACGAGTCcctagaggaggaggaggacatggaTCAGTCGCCCAGCCCCGACACCAATCCCAACGCCGACGGGTTCACCGACAGCCCCCAGGAGCCGGACGGCATGCAGATCGAGACCGACGGCGACATCGAAGCTGAAAAAccaccaaagaagaagagagaagacgACGAGGAGCCGCCGAGCAACGGGGATCTCCCCGCGGGGCGGGGGGAGGAAAAGGTGGCGACGGGTCAGACGAGCCCGTCAGCACAAACCCCCTCCAAGACTTCCAAACATTCCCCCTCCCTGTTTGTGGGGAGGGAAGAGAAAATCCCCAGAACTGACTTTAATCAGGCGTCGgatcaaaaagaagaagaaacctcgcaggcaggtgtgtgtgcagcaaACGGGTCGGCGAGCAGCGGCGCCGGCGAGCAGACCGACGACAAATCAGACACGGATATGAAGTCGAGCCCCTCGGACTTCCACCACAACGTGGGGAATTCATGa